Within the Fibrobacter sp. genome, the region TGAGTAAGGTAAGTGGTGCGAAGATATACCAAATTACCGCATTGCAGCGCAATGACGATACCCACCTGCCTACAAAGATTTTGTATGCAGAATATCCAGAAAATACTATTGTACCGGCAAACATGCCTGTCGTTATTATTGGGGATGGAACCGGTAATTTGCAGTTCGGCGATGAGTCGTTTGAAATTACTCAAAAGATTGTTGGTATGCCCATCGACAACTATGGTGTGGCCTACGGTTCTTATTCGGTGTATAAGGTTACTGAAGATGATCCGAATCTGCATAAAATTTATGGATTTGCTGCCAGAGATAGTGTGAATCAAGCTGGCACCGAATTTTTTACTGGTGATCCGGTTAGAGCCGGTGTAGGCGCTTCGATTCCGCCATTTAAATGTTATGTCATAGATGTATATCCATATGATACTTGACATAGAATAACCGACCGCAAGATGCCATCCCTTTAGGGTGGCATATAGGTCGGCAATGTATGTAAAGAAAATATTACAATCTGTATGATGTAGAAATAATTATATTTTTGAGTAGAAAACATATAAACAATAGTTGAAGTCAAGAAATTAAGTCTTATGGAACCGATAAGAAGTGAAGATACAAAGGCCAAGATACGGGCAAGTATGTCCGCAACGAAGGCAAAACGGAAGACACAGGTCTGCCGTGTATTTGAACTCAAGGTATCCGTAAGGCACAATCCAAAGGAAGTGTTCCAGAAACTATCCAACTGCTTTAAGGAAGCAAAGTGGGTAATCAACGATATGCTGTCCAAGTCACAGGACAGTAGTATGTTTGATTATAAGTATACCGAGCATAAGGAAGTGAGCCACTTTGATAAGGGCAGGAATGAGGTTGTATCAACCATTACCTTGCCATCCGTGTTTCATAGAGCAACTGTTGCCCAGAAACTTACGGATATTTACAATCTTGCCAAGGCAAGGCAGGCTGGTAGAAAGATAGGTGCATTGAAGTATAAGAGACAAGTTAATTGTATTCCTATCATAACTGGCTTCACGAAGATTATAGATGGATGCAGGATAACCATCCCCGGATTTCGTAAGTTGCGAGTTCATGGGATTAACCAACTGCATCAATTTGAAGAGTTTGAGATAGCGGATGCCAAGCTAATCCGTAAGGCATCTGGCTACTATGTTAAGATTAGCGTAATGCTGCCGAAGTCATCAAGGAACCCTACCAACCGAGAGGTCGGTCTTGATTTCGGTATAAAGGATTCCATAACGACATCGTTCGGTGACAAGTACAACTGCAATGTGCAAGAATCGGAGTACCTGAAGTTCCTGAGCAAAAAGCTGAATAGGAACAAGAAGCAGAAGGACTCCAAGCGTAGGTGGAGGTGTAGGTGTCAACTGGCTAGGGAATATGAACACTTGGCTAATGTCCGTAAGGATATCGCCAACAAGATATACCATAGGCTAGTAACCGATTATGATGTTATCTACTTTCAAGACGAGCAGATTAATAACTGGCAGAAGGGATGGTTTGGCAAACAAGTCCAGTCCTCTTGCCTTGGATCACTGAAACAACGACTTGTTGCTCTGGAAGCAAGCGGTCGCAGTTTCAAGATATCAAAGTGGGAACCAACTACCAAGCTGTGCCCTAACTGTGGGTGTATCAATCCTATTGGTCTGGGCACACGAACCTACAAGTGTGATTGTGGGTATATACTTGATAGGGATACACACTCTGCCCGTGTAGTCTTGATGATTGGCTCATCTAAAAGAGCCGAGTGCTTGGAACAAGCCTCCGCTGAGGTAGCCACCTCTATGCCTATTAGCACTGCTAATATAGCACAAGTGGCTCCGTTGAAGCGAAAACTAGAAGCTCACACCCTTTAGGGTGTGAGTAGTTCACCGATTCCATAAACTATGGATGGGGGACGGCTTCATATGGAGTTATGAATATGACGCAAGAAGAATTCATGAAGGCTCAGGTTCATCAGATAGAAGTCGATAAGTGGTTGCAGGGTGAACGTCAGGGGTCTGATCCCGGTGACGCATTCGTAAAACAGTGGATTAAGGATAATGCAGCCCAATTTAGGAAAGATCATCCTGTAGACAACGTATAAACTGTTATAAAACTACAGGTGAACTATGAAAACCGGATACGAGATTTTTGCCGAAGGTGTTAAGGCTGTTTGCGATAGTGACGAGAAGGCGATGAAAGTGCTTTCGGTTTATGCTCCACGATTTGAGGCAGCTGATGGTAAGGGCCGTAATTATGAAACGTTGAAGACCCTGTCGGTATGGTTACTCACTGAAGCAAATATCCTTAATATTTATCATTGGAATGTGGGTATTAGCAATAAGCATGAATTGCTGAATGATGCGTATGAATTGTGCCGTGATACTGGCGATGCTATGGCTGAGGCTTATATTGCATTGACCGGTAATGATTGTACTCCGTCAGCTATTGAATTGCCGCAGGCATCTTCGTGGGCCCCGTCTGATGATGAAATTCTCGAAGTGCTGAAGAGTATTAACAAGCACATGAACTCTGCAGTCGAAAAGAACCCTAATTTCAGTGAGGGTGTGAAGAACATGTTTGCTGATTTTGATGAGGCTATGACATCGATTATCTATAAGTATAGTCGATTTGGCTCGTAAGAGGTAACCGATGAAGATAATTACAACTGATGACATGGTTGAATACTGTAAGTCCAGATTAGGATATCCTTGCACTGAAATCGAAATGGTGTGCGAGGAACGAAATGGTCTCGGGCATATTCACATGGCTATTAACGATACGCTTGACTGGTTTTATCGAATCAATCAGGACGAGGCATCGTATATGGACGCCATGGTTATTAGGTTGCGTGCAGGTATAATTCAATATCGTGTACCTGATGAGATTATGGAAGTTGTGGATATTTCGCCATCTTACGGTAATACGTTTTCACCGATGATGGCTTGGGATGTTGGCCCGGGTGAGTCTTTGATGGGTGTTGGCGGAGCCGGCTTAGGCGGGTTGGGACAGTTTGATCTGATTACCTATTCTGGCGCAATGCGATATCTTCAGGATGTTAAAAAACTGGTCGGGACCCAGTATAACATCAAGTTGCATCCTGTTGAACATACTTTGCGTGTTTATCCAACCCCGAAGTCGGATAGAGTCGCTATCGCTACCGTTTACGTGAAGTCGAAAAAGTATGAAGTATTTGCAAATCCATTGTTCCGAGATATGGTTGTTGCACGTACTAAGATGCAGCTCGGCGAAATTTTGTCCAAGGACGATATTACCCTTCCGGGTGGATCAAAGGTTAATGGTCAGGGTATCTATGATCGTGGCGCTAAGGACTGGGAAACTCTGTTCAAGTTGCTGCAGGACCAGTCTGCCCAACCGTTCATGATGACCGATTTGTCGTAAATTTGACATCGAAATATTTATTTTATATAATTACCCTGTACATTGCTACAGGGTTTTTGATATGAGTAATAAAAGTAAAAAGAATGCTAAAACGTTCAATTTAGGGTTGATTGAATATGGTGTGTACGGCATTATTGCTATTTGTATGCTTATTAAATGTATGCGCCGTGTTCGCAAAAAGTTTGCTATTCTGGAAGATGGCATAGGTTTAGATAAAGAAGTCAATAGTAAGGTGTAATTGGTGTCTGTATGAGTAAGAAAAAAGAAAAAAAGGTCTCTGTTATCGGATCGATATTGACTGGACTAGGAAGACTTGGCGATTCTGACTCCAATGACGGCAGCACATTTGCTGATATGATAAAGCAGATTGATCGTCTGATCGATATGATGCCAAGTATCTTGCTTTCATCATCCATGATTGGTAAGGGTCGCCGTTTGGCAATGATTAAACATATTATTGCTAATTTTGGGGATGGTGTTGATATTGGACGAACTGGGATGCTTACGTGTTCAATCTTGAATTTATTTGCTCAGCATAGTAATAACAAAGTGCTGTCTCGTATTAGTGGGTTTGTTCAGAACTGCTTGGCTGTATATTCGATAGGCGACTCGTTTGATAAGCATATTAGTTTGCGTTGGAATCAGACCGATTCTATCTATGTACATGCTGTACAGACAATTCCTAGCAGTCGCCTATTCTCTATGGATTACGTTCGAGGAATCGATTCTTTTTCGGATGGTGACTGCAGTCGTCGAAATACATCTATTCCTATTTCGAGTATTTTTGCCTTGATTCGCTTCATGCACGATGAAAAACCCATTGAATGGTTCTCTACCGTCGACCAAAAAACTCATATTATAACTCCGGTTGTAACTAATATTGAACGTATTGAGCGTTTTGTGAACCCACGCATTGATAATGATGATGATTCGTCTAGTAGCAGGATGATTACATTGCGTGCATATGTCAAGGAATCGTTCATGAAGACAATCGATAATGACGATGCATATGCTGTAGTCGTATTCAAGGTCGATGCTGATGTTGTGTATGTGACCATTGAAATGAATTCTATGGGTAAGCGAGAGAAGGATGCTGATGCAAATGCATTTATGATTTCATCGAATAATGTTGACTACCTTTGGGTTGCCAAGAAAAAGAACGATGAAACTGAACATTTGTATGAAAATATGTCAGAGGTGTGGCATTCACTGAGTAACATGCTTTTTGCGAAGTATTTAGATACACAGCGTTGCATGTTTACATTTGATTCGGATGAATATGACTTGGTGGAGCTTGAACGTCCACGAGCTGTTCCGGTTGAATATGTATCGGATCGAATCCCGCATATTATTGGTGCCATTGATGTGATGTTCAAGAAATCATTGTCCCGTGGGTTTGCCCTCGTTGGCCATCCGGGTACTGGCAAGACCATTGGTGCACAGCAGATATCGAATCATTTCAATGATGTGTGCACATTCAAGGTTGATTTTAACGTAATCGATGACCCTGATTGTGTTGATATATTCATGACGTATGTGAAAGCCGTTAAGCGTTGCGTTATAATCATCGATGATATGGATAATGCCAATTTGACTGATAAGAATTCGAATGTTGTCAAGTATCTGAGCTTCTTTGATAAGTTGAACATGGCTGCCAAGAATGATCATGTATCGTATGTGTTCATTGCAACGATTAATGATCCATCAAAGGTTAATTCGACAATTATGCGTCGTAGTGGCCGAATCGATGAAATGATTGAAGTTGGCTATCCCAACAAGGATGTCATCAAATATTTGTTTGAATACAATGATCAGATTGTGAATCCTGATAATCGTACTGATTTTAAGTCGGATGAATTTGATGCTGTAATGACCGAAGCGGCTGACGCAAACGTAACCGCAGCTGATATTACAAATATCTTCTCTGATATTGTGATTTATAACGGGCATGCGGAACGTTATACACCCGAAATGGTTCATGATGCGATTACTCGTGTGAAGACACGCAACCGAATGTCTACAAATAACTATTTGACCATCCAGCGTAATGACATGATGGAAGTTAGTGAACATTTTGACAGATAAACGAAAGCCCCCTTAACGGGGGCTTTTTTTACCATTGTCCGAGTAGGTCACCGCATGCGTAGTATGATGGATCGTTAGTAATATCCTGTACGCATTTGTCGACCTCAGGCGGCCTGTATAGTACATCCTTTTTAAGTTCATCAATTGTCTTAGAGACATCAAATATATAGCCGGAATCCAGCGGATTTGACGACGCATTCGGATCGGTTGGTGTATCGGAGTTGCCCAGCGAATTTCTACCAAGAAGATTGTTGATAAAGTTTTCTTGGTCGGCGTCGTTGAGGACGTCATCGCTGACTTGGGTTCCGTTGTCCAGAGCTGTGTCAAGATACAGCTTCCACCAATACTTGCGCCATTTGTACTCGAATTCGGGCAATTCGTCGACAACGGAATCCACGTTGTACAGAACGTTATTGAATTCAAGTTTCATCTTATCGCCGGCCTTCGGGAAAATTTGGGACGCAGTATAACCGTAGTAACGGAATTCTTCATATCCACGCTGGTACCAGATAGGGTTATGTTCTTTAGGGTCGCATAAAGGTTTGATACCTGCTCTGCGGAGGCTTGCATAATTTGACTCTAGGAACAGTCCCATGTGTACGTAGATTTCTTGCTTTGTCGTGAACTGTATACCGAAACGGGAATAAAGTTCATTTTGCGGGTTGAAACCCATGTGTACGGGCAGATCAAAAACTCTATCTACAATTCGATTTGAGTCTTCCTTGAATAAAGGATTATTGGAAACATCGAATGTTGTCGTGTAATATTTATAGTAGGTGCCTTGTCTTAGGACGTTGGCTCTGGCCATGATATCGTACCTATTTTGGTCTTTGAATGCGTTATGGCGCCTGTAGTCAAAAACATGACCCATTGATGTGGTATGCTGGAATTCGGGGTGGTTAATCTGCATCTTTTCAGATCGTTCAACATATCCACCCAAGCGATCGGTCCATAAAGCAGGGGATACATGTGCCAAAATGCTGAAATTTGGTACAACCACCGATGTGGCTCTGCAGTTTCCCGATAAGTGCAAAATGAATGATGGCATATATTATCCTGCTTGTGTTAATGATAGTTTATAATGTTTATGACGGCGTTCTTGGGTTAAGATATTATAAACTACCGAATGACTAATAGAGGAATGTCTGATGGCTATAAATACGGTTTCAAGAAAGTATACCAACATATCGTTTGACAGTATCCGTGAACATCTTATTTCGATTTTGAAGGCTAAGGGCGGTAGCCTAGCTGATTACTCGGATAGTTCGTATGGACGCATAATGCTTGAATTGTTTGCAGGTAATGCAGACCTTATGGCGTATTATGCGGAATCCGGGTTCGAGAATGCCTTTATGGAATCGGCTACTACGCTTTCGTCGGTATATGCCAATGCCCGTATGCTTGGCTATAGTGTTCGCCGACCGGTACCAGCAAAGGCTGGCATCGGCGTACAGACGACGAGGACAGGCGCATATAATACCATTCGAGTATGTATCCCTAAGGGAACCGAATTTACTATGTCTGGCACCGTCCTTACTGCAATGGATGACATGGAATTTTTCTATGATCGAGATCTTGATGTTGATAAGACGGGTTTGATGACCCATGTTGGCGGTAATGCGGTTATTGCCGAGGGTAAGTTCAAGACGGTTTCTGTTGTATCCAACGGAAATCAGAACCAGACATTCATTATCCCGGATCTGGCATTTAGTGATTATTTTGGTGAAAATGACCCGAACTATGCTGACGATGGAAATGTTGCCCACCGTTCGGCTGCATTTACTACGGTTTCGTCTGATGCTACTTTGATGGATAACATTGATCCTGACGTGGTAATTGATGATAAGTTGTATTGGCGTATTTCTCGCCGTGGGTTGATAGATCCTGCTAAGGAAAATATCATCAACGATATTGATAATTTTATCCAAGGTCAGGACAACTATACTGTTAACTACACTGTTGAACTAAGCACTGCTAATGATGGCAATGTTCAGCTGAAGTTTGGTGACGGACTCAAATCTGCAATCCCGTATGGCGTGATCAATGTCAAGTATTTTGCGACTACTGGCGAAGGGGGTAATTTGCTCAATGTGGCAGGTAATACCCTTGAGACAACAAGTAGCCGTGTGACGATTACTCAGGGTGATGGTACAGAAAGCGATATTACTCTGGATGACTTGAACATTGCGTTGACTACTGATATTCGCAGTGGGTTGGATATTGAATCCAGAGACTCGATCAAGGCCAATGCGCCTGCATTGTTTAATAGCTTGGATCGATTGGTTAACCGTATGAGTTACAAGATTTTCCTTCGCCGTTATGCTGATGTGAAATATGCAACGGCATTTGGCGAGGATATTTTGAACACAAAGTTGTTGAATGGTGGAATTGACGTTAAGTATATGAATCAGGTGCGTTTCAGCGCCTTGAAGAGCCTTTACCGAGAAAAGGACAATACCTATTATCCTACTACGGCTGACGAATATTTCTTGAGTGGGTTTAAGGTTAATGGGTTGATGTATACGTGGGAGTATGACTATCAGGATGTCGAAGATTACAATGTTAATACGTCGACTGAAAACATGCTGGCTCGTATTGTTAAAAATTTGAATGACACACTGCCATCTGGCCGTGCCCCGAGCCCGACAAATCCGTTCAAAACGTCAGAGGAAATCACCGAATTTGTGAAGAATTACCTGAAGGCGTTTATTCCAACATACCCATTCAATTACAAGGTATTCTCTGCTAATTTGTCGCCAATGGATTTTGTGGTTGAGGGCTCTGAACTATATTCTATTATGGCTGCATTGAATCAGCGAGGAATGCTGACTGTTGGTGGTGGGTTCCATAGTTATGTGTATCCGTCGGTTCACAATATGGAAACTCACATGGACGTAACCCTTTATAAGGGTAATAACTTTACTGATATTAAGGAACGTATCAAGAATGCCGTCTATAAGTATTTGAGTGACAACACAGAATTCTCGACTGCTATCTATCGTTCTAAAATCGAATCTATCATTCATAAATTCACTGAGGTCGCTGGTGTTGACGTGACATTTAGTCCAATGGACGATGGCTATACAAAGCTAGATATGTCTACGCTTGATTGGCTCGGGGATACTACGTATGAATATATTGTCCCGGGTGCAATTTCGAGTGATGGATTCGCATATACATTGCAGTATACCGTTGATGATTCATTGAAGCAGTATACCCTCAAGACGCAATTTATGGTTGCCGAACAGTCCCCTATGCGTACTAGACTCGCTGAATATTTTAAATTCAAGATTGAGCCGAATATGGATAAAATTACCGATAGGGATATTGATAGGTATGTTGCTTATATTTGGGAACAGGTTATGCAGCAGGTGTACACGCCGATATATGACGCTGTCCAGTCTGCTCGTGATTCAGGCGATAGTGAAAGCGCAAAATATCTTTATCGTTTGATGGAAAATATGAAGTGCTGGGATATGGGATCAACTGCATTGACGTTCAAGGATTCGGCTGTGATCAAATCTATGTCTGAAATCAATGGCACTGCCTTGTATGATTATTTGAAGTATGGCATGGAATATATTAAACTGGTGCGTAATGTACTAAGCTATTATGTGACGCTTCATTTGATAGATGAAAATGGCAATATTACACAGTATTCGAATGATAACGAAATCGTTCAGATTACAATCCCGACCGATAAGATTGATTTGACCGTTTCTCTTGAATCTTCACTGCTTACGGAGTAATTTAGAACTATGAATCCGATAGTATACAATGACAAAGGACAGTTCCGATTCAATGATTTTGTCGGTTACCTTCCTGAATTTCTGAAGACCGAACCTGATGTCGTAACCCTGATGCAGGTTATGTCAGATTACATTAACAATGCGTACCGAAATATCGAGACGACTGAAGAATTCGAATTCATGCGAGTGTGCTCGGCGACGAATGTTAATGCGGTTACCCGTGCAATGGAAAAACTGCAGGAAATGTTCGAATTGGCCGAGGACCGAAATGAAAGCGTGATATTGATGTCGGCCCCTCGTAATAATATAAAAAGCAATGCTGTGTTGGGTAACAAGGGTGCTGAATATGCCGTCCGTATCGAAGTTGACGATGTTGATAAGATCAAGGACAGTATACCGAATGCTATATCTCGTGGAGTTGATCCTAATTGTATTGATGGGTCAGTTGTGTATGTCGTATATCGAGCAATGACTCCGGTAAAGACTGCTGCATACTATTATGATGGCAGTACGGATTCTTTGATATTAGATCCCATGAATACATCGCAGGACCCGTTTACAGGAACCCGTAATACTCCTAATCGCATGATCCAATTTGATGTATCCGATGTAAGTAAAGTTAGTAAACGTTTCGGCAAAGTTGTTGATAATATGACTTATTATGAAATCTTCTTTACTATGCATGTTTTGAATGTCAAGGACGTAAATGCACTCGCCACTGTTGCTTATGACGTAGACAGTTCTGGAAATGCCCCGGATGATATTTTGGTTGACTATTACAATACGTCAAGTGCAGGCGCCAGTACTTATCATACGTATGTGAAATTCTTTGGAACAGATGAATTTAACTGGAAAGGTGGATACCCTACGGGAATATTCTATTTCCGTGACAGTAGTACGGCAAATTTATATTCATTGACCAGTGATGGATCTAGGGTGTTGTCCGCAGACATAACTCAGAGTCATGAAGTTGAACGTTACCGCATTTCGAAGATTGAACTTGGTGGCGCTGGTATGCTAAATGTGTACACAGAAGGATATCCGGGCATGTACAATGATTCGACATACTACATATCTAATGTTGAGACATCAGAAATTCTGGGTGTGTTTAAAATGTATGGTGCGTCGGAAGTGAATTCTCGATTGGATAGGGGTAAGCGCTATATATCGTTGGTTGCAATTGACGGAACGGACGTTGACACACTATCCGCAGCCGGCGGGGCTGGACTTGTATTGTCTACGATCCCATTGTTTTATAATAAGGGTGTCCTAGACTATGCGCATAAAAAGAAGATGATTCGATGGGATAAACAGTATCTCATGCCGTCTGGTACTCAGATAGAAAATGACCTTAAAGTGTCTTTGTATGGCGCTAGTGTCGAAGAGAACGAGTTGCTTTATGCTAATTATGTTCCGGCTCGCACAAGTTTGATGTCTTTTAAGATTGATGCTGACATTGGTAACCAAACATTATATTGTAAAAATACGTTATGGGATGGATGCGCAAAATCTAAATCAAATCCGTTGTCATCGACGTTGTACAAGATCACTTTGGACAAAGATACACAGGGCTGGAGTGATCCGATCAACATATACAAGGTTACCGCCGGATTTATTCGCATTGATGAGTCGGATAAACTGGTTGGGAATGGCGATTGGTCGGTTGAATACCAGTCAGGTGATTATGTTTTAGCAACTCGGGTGAATGATGATACCGAGGAACCTAGATTGTTGCAAATTGATTCTGTCGATAATGTAAATAAACAGATTGTCTTTGTTTCGAGCGATTTATCGGCAGGCGCTGACTATGCTCTCGGCAAGGTTACTGTTGATAATTCGGTTAAGGCCAAAGAATTTTATTACATAAATCATGCTGAATCAGTAACTAGCGCCGCTGTTAAATTTGCTATTGGTGACGTATTCGTCCAGAAGTACATGATGCATTTTATACAGAATGCACCACCGGTTCTTCTACACATGGTATGTGATGTCAATCCCGTGGAGTATCGTACGTATTCAAAGGGCGAATATGTATCTGACGGTAAGAATATCTATGTTGCGACAAAGCAGGTGACTCTTTCGAATGGGGATAATCCGGCTAACATGTATGGGTTTACGCTGGATAACTATGCTCATTACTCGGTTGGCTACAAGACTGTCGAAAATGCATTTATGCCGTTCTACGGTCAATATACTACGCTTGACTATGGCGGCCGCCCTAATTATAATGGCGACATGGCATTAACTATATTGCCGCTATACATTGGAAAGCAAAACGATACAAGACTTAGATATGGATGGGAACAACGCCAGTATGTAAATTATGGCGAGAATATCGGTACAGTAAATCGTTCACGTTCTGGGTTTGCAGAATTCTATAGTGACATGTCTGACCGAAATATTGTTGAACATGATTTGCTCACTTATTGCGATGCCTTGCTTGATTATGTCATTATGCCTAGTGGTACGGAAAGCCGGTATGTTATTGATATCGACAATAATTTAAGCGCAACGAATAATTATGATGGTACTTGGACGGTTAATATTAGTTCTAGTGCGCATGGATTGCCTGCTGGCGCAAGGATTTCTGTCGATGGAGTCAGGGCAGGTAATGATGATTTGATGGCTATATTCAATCAGCATGATGTTGTGATCGATGTACCAACACCAGATAGTATTTCTTATACTGTTGTATCGGATTATAATGACATTGGGTTCAGCTATGGTGATAAGAGTGAAGCCAGTGCGTATTATATTCGTGATTATCAATATCGTGTTAGGGGCATCAAATTGTCAATCGGTGATGATGTTATGCACATACGTCTGACCATTGAAAACGGCGATAAGAAAGTTATGCCCGGCGATGAAATCGAACTATTGGATATACCTTTGATTGACGGCGATAGTGAAATCGATATCAATGGTGTATACACCGTACTTGAGGACACTGAAACCGGCGTTGATGATGATAGATATATTTTGATTGAAGGACCTATTCAGGGAATTCCGACTTATGATGAATACATCGTTGATGACCGGAAGGCTAGAATCGCTAAACGTATCCATGAAGGCGATATTGTTGCTAATGTTGTGCGTGACGATTACCTGTTTTATAAGGTTTGTTCTGGTCAGTGGGAACCGTTGGATCGGCACCAGATTGTGACGCCGGTAACGATTTTTGCCCGTCAAAATTTAATTGACATCGATAATACTAATGGGTCTATTGCGTCTAGTGCCGAATATATTGTTCGCAGCATTAAGTATATAGGCGATGATCGTGCTCTAGTTACTGTTGCGAAGGCTATACCATATTTTAGTAAGAGTAACGCAAAGTATATTGAAGGTAAGAGCCGAGTGTGTATAACCAATGTATATCCTAGCGTGTATTCAGGATGGCATACGGTAATGGAAGTGCTTGGTCCTAGTTCATTTGTTATCAAAATTCAAAACCCGATGCCAGACAATACGTCATGGCCGGATGCGGTACCTGTTGTAAATCGTAGAATCAATCTAGTTATTGGCGAATGGTATAAGTATACGATTAGCGCTTATGATTGGGATAAGATTAGTAATTGTGCAACGTATGTTACCAGCAATAAAATCATGGCTGTGGACGGCAATACGGTCAAGACTAAATATGACCATAAATTCGCCGTTGGTGATTATGTAATACTTGATAAGACTGGGATGGCCGCATATCAGGTGTCCGCAGCAAATTCAAGTATGACAAATTTGACACAGACGATGGTCTCTGAAGTTATAGATAATACTACCTTTATGGTGACGTCAATGGATCCGGGGGTTGTTCCTACTATATCGACCGTATATCGTGGTATCATAATGGGTGTTGATTCTGATGGCGAGAGCAATACAAATGACAATTTGTCTAGTCTGAGAGGTGAGTATAAGGTTCATGTCAATAGCTTGAACGATGATTATTCATTCAAGCATGGCGATGTTGTTATCACTTTAGGACAGGTCTGCGTAGATGAAATTGCCGCATGGCGTGTTGTGCTTGATAAGGCGTGGGTCCCGCTTCGTAAGAAACGTGTGATTAAGATTGATGAACTATCTGTTGAACAATATCATAATCCGGCATTTAACGAATATGATGCGGCTGGTACTGAAAGTGAATATAAGTATCGTTTGTTTAACGATGTCGAAGTCTTTGGGAATAAGGCCAATGAACGGATATATTTCTATTCTGATGCCGGATTGACCCGAAATTTCCATTTCGAACGTCTGCACGTAGACAATATTGATACTACACAGGATATTGACCTCCAGTATTCATCGAAGTATGACTATGGTACTGTTGCACCACGTAATGATATGGATGAAGATTTTAAGGGGGTACCTGACATGGATTATCCTCTGATCGAAAAGATTGAACGTTTAGCGTATTTGAAGGATGCCAGTGTCATTGATTTCAAACTGATCGAATATTTG harbors:
- a CDS encoding transposase, whose protein sequence is MEPIRSEDTKAKIRASMSATKAKRKTQVCRVFELKVSVRHNPKEVFQKLSNCFKEAKWVINDMLSKSQDSSMFDYKYTEHKEVSHFDKGRNEVVSTITLPSVFHRATVAQKLTDIYNLAKARQAGRKIGALKYKRQVNCIPIITGFTKIIDGCRITIPGFRKLRVHGINQLHQFEEFEIADAKLIRKASGYYVKISVMLPKSSRNPTNREVGLDFGIKDSITTSFGDKYNCNVQESEYLKFLSKKLNRNKKQKDSKRRWRCRCQLAREYEHLANVRKDIANKIYHRLVTDYDVIYFQDEQINNWQKGWFGKQVQSSCLGSLKQRLVALEASGRSFKISKWEPTTKLCPNCGCINPIGLGTRTYKCDCGYILDRDTHSARVVLMIGSSKRAECLEQASAEVATSMPISTANIAQVAPLKRKLEAHTL
- a CDS encoding ATP-binding protein codes for the protein MDYVRGIDSFSDGDCSRRNTSIPISSIFALIRFMHDEKPIEWFSTVDQKTHIITPVVTNIERIERFVNPRIDNDDDSSSSRMITLRAYVKESFMKTIDNDDAYAVVVFKVDADVVYVTIEMNSMGKREKDADANAFMISSNNVDYLWVAKKKNDETEHLYENMSEVWHSLSNMLFAKYLDTQRCMFTFDSDEYDLVELERPRAVPVEYVSDRIPHIIGAIDVMFKKSLSRGFALVGHPGTGKTIGAQQISNHFNDVCTFKVDFNVIDDPDCVDIFMTYVKAVKRCVIIIDDMDNANLTDKNSNVVKYLSFFDKLNMAAKNDHVSYVFIATINDPSKVNSTIMRRSGRIDEMIEVGYPNKDVIKYLFEYNDQIVNPDNRTDFKSDEFDAVMTEAADANVTAADITNIFSDIVIYNGHAERYTPEMVHDAITRVKTRNRMSTNNYLTIQRNDMMEVSEHFDR